The following are encoded together in the Nocardioides sp. Arc9.136 genome:
- a CDS encoding copper resistance protein CopC, whose amino-acid sequence MYRWLDEHRQLRRTLAGTALAGAVLLGASAPAAAHTALISIDPADGAHVPDPPTTITLVFSEQMTPDLSTVAVRVDGGPAVRAQVQRGANTSTLIATIPDSLNVAADRAQDWTVVYRVVSRDGHPVTGQSTLRVAATQTPAGDNPSSNPGSNSADSPSESADGARTSKAPAAAGPPSTPAPSNADEEPTSNPGAAETPSGSTGTPWAAVLLAGGTLAVLLVLAVLAAVRLARRTDQ is encoded by the coding sequence ATGTACCGCTGGCTGGACGAGCACCGACAGCTGCGTCGGACGCTGGCCGGCACCGCGCTGGCTGGTGCCGTTCTGCTCGGGGCGTCGGCGCCGGCAGCCGCCCACACCGCACTGATATCCATCGACCCGGCCGACGGCGCCCACGTGCCGGACCCACCAACCACCATCACCCTGGTCTTCTCCGAGCAGATGACGCCGGACCTGAGCACCGTCGCGGTGCGCGTCGACGGCGGGCCCGCGGTGCGTGCGCAGGTACAGCGGGGGGCCAACACCAGCACGCTGATCGCCACGATCCCCGACTCGCTCAACGTCGCCGCAGACCGGGCCCAGGACTGGACGGTTGTCTACCGGGTGGTCTCGCGCGATGGACACCCGGTGACGGGCCAGAGCACCTTGAGGGTCGCGGCCACCCAAACGCCCGCCGGTGACAACCCCAGCAGCAACCCCGGCAGCAACTCCGCCGACAGCCCCAGCGAAAGTGCCGACGGCGCTCGGACCAGCAAGGCGCCGGCCGCCGCAGGACCGCCGAGCACACCGGCGCCCTCCAACGCCGACGAAGAGCCAACCTCTAACCCCGGCGCCGCCGAGACCCCGTCCGGCTCGACTGGCACGCCCTGGGCTGCGGTGCTCTTGGCCGGCGGAACACTGGCAGTCCTGCTGGTGCTCGCCGTGCTGGCGGCGGTTCGCCTGGCCCGTCGGACGGACCAGTGA
- a CDS encoding TlpA disulfide reductase family protein, with protein sequence MSASAARTRGILAGVFGCALVILLVLVMFWPDRSPEGASGGPEGGVVQLYDAQDRVELEPFSVRTLGGAQLDGNDLIGTVTVVNVWGSWCGPCRAEAPDLVAAASAARERVRFVGINVRDSPDAARAFERKFEVPYDSVHPDDSGEAILAFNGALTAAAVPTTVVLDARGAVAARVVGPVDRSTLEGLIDEVVATSPR encoded by the coding sequence GTGAGCGCCTCCGCCGCGCGAACCAGAGGAATCCTCGCCGGCGTGTTCGGCTGCGCGCTGGTGATCCTCCTGGTCCTGGTGATGTTCTGGCCCGACCGATCGCCCGAGGGGGCGTCGGGTGGTCCCGAAGGTGGTGTCGTTCAGCTCTACGACGCCCAGGACCGCGTCGAGTTGGAGCCGTTCTCGGTCCGTACGCTCGGCGGCGCCCAGCTCGACGGGAACGACCTGATCGGAACGGTCACCGTCGTCAACGTTTGGGGGTCGTGGTGCGGGCCGTGCCGCGCAGAGGCGCCGGACCTCGTGGCGGCCGCGTCAGCGGCGCGCGAGCGGGTGAGGTTCGTAGGCATCAACGTGCGGGACAGTCCCGACGCGGCCCGCGCGTTTGAGCGGAAGTTCGAGGTGCCCTACGACAGCGTGCATCCCGACGACAGTGGCGAGGCGATTCTGGCGTTCAACGGGGCCTTGACCGCAGCCGCGGTGCCGACAACCGTCGTGTTGGACGCGAGAGGTGCGGTAGCCGCTCGGGTGGTCGGACCGGTTGACCGGTCCACGCTGGAAGGTCTCATCGACGAGGTCGTCGCTACCTCACCGCGTTGA
- the ccsB gene encoding c-type cytochrome biogenesis protein CcsB, translating into MTSAADIARLSDALVTIALAAFGIALVAFAVFGALARRQPAAEPAAAAAAAAQPTQQLAAPHSLDATAASGRSGRSGRSGRVERAATVILAFATGVLIAAVVCRGLAAQRVPWGNMYEFGLTGSATVAVVLVGSVRRRAVGQLAAWVIALILILLGVSVTSLYTPVDELVPVLNSRWLVVHVAAAIVAGALFCVGAVATVAHLVSDSSRRRRAPGAAGNDAGTSDTFADFAGTVHLVAFPIWTFAVIAGAVWAENAWGRYWGWDPKETWAFITWVFYAAHLHALSTAKWRRRSGYLALAGFAAFLFNFFGVNMWIPGLHSYAGV; encoded by the coding sequence ATGACCTCCGCCGCCGACATCGCACGACTCTCCGACGCCTTGGTCACCATAGCCCTGGCCGCGTTCGGGATCGCTTTAGTCGCGTTCGCTGTCTTTGGTGCCCTGGCCCGTCGCCAGCCTGCCGCAGAACCGGCCGCCGCAGCCGCCGCGGCCGCGCAGCCCACACAGCAGCTAGCCGCACCACACAGCCTCGACGCGACGGCAGCCTCGGGCCGCTCGGGCCGCTCGGGCCGCTCAGGCCGCGTCGAGCGAGCAGCGACGGTGATCCTCGCGTTCGCGACCGGCGTGCTCATCGCAGCCGTCGTCTGCCGCGGCCTCGCCGCCCAGCGGGTGCCGTGGGGCAACATGTACGAGTTCGGACTCACCGGCTCAGCGACCGTCGCTGTGGTGTTGGTGGGCAGTGTGCGCCGGCGCGCCGTCGGGCAGTTGGCGGCCTGGGTGATCGCGCTGATCCTCATCCTGCTTGGCGTCTCGGTGACCTCGCTGTACACCCCGGTTGACGAGCTCGTACCCGTGCTGAACTCGCGGTGGCTCGTCGTCCACGTCGCTGCTGCCATCGTCGCCGGTGCCCTGTTCTGTGTGGGTGCGGTCGCCACCGTCGCGCACCTGGTGAGCGACAGCAGCCGGCGCCGACGCGCCCCGGGCGCCGCAGGCAACGATGCGGGCACGTCGGACACCTTCGCCGACTTCGCCGGAACCGTGCATCTGGTGGCGTTCCCGATCTGGACGTTCGCGGTCATCGCCGGGGCGGTGTGGGCCGAGAACGCCTGGGGCCGCTACTGGGGCTGGGACCCCAAGGAGACCTGGGCCTTCATCACCTGGGTGTTCTACGCAGCCCACCTACACGCCCTGTCGACAGCGAAGTGGCGTCGCCGCAGTGGCTATCTGGCCCTCGCGGGCTTCGCAGCGTTCCTGTTCAACTTCTTTGGAGTCAACATGTGGATCCCCGGCCTGCACTCCTACGCAGGGGTATGA
- a CDS encoding vitamin K epoxide reductase family protein, which translates to MTDDRPGRGSGLGSSHQGAWPSSAGAASSKPLSATGRPGRPRAVRADADPGLASARAGVADAADDRRLAWGLLVGAALGLVASAVLLVERLRLAEDPTYVPSCSLNPVLSCGSVMASSQASLLGFPNPVLGVGLFPIVVTTAVVLLTGARLPRWYWLGLQLGVTAALALVGWLVFQSVYRIGALCPYCMVVWAVVVPMFWYLTLRNAKSGVFEARLARSPALRVVQAWHAPILLLVVLGVLALVGVRFWSYWSTLV; encoded by the coding sequence GTGACCGACGACCGCCCGGGGCGCGGCTCCGGGCTCGGCTCGTCGCATCAGGGCGCCTGGCCCTCGTCGGCGGGCGCCGCGTCCAGCAAGCCCCTCTCGGCTACTGGTCGGCCAGGTCGACCTCGCGCCGTTCGGGCGGACGCCGACCCGGGGCTCGCGAGCGCGCGCGCCGGCGTCGCCGACGCAGCCGACGATCGGCGCCTGGCGTGGGGCTTGTTGGTCGGCGCCGCGCTCGGGCTGGTCGCCTCGGCGGTGCTGCTCGTCGAGCGGCTGCGCCTGGCCGAGGATCCGACCTACGTTCCGTCCTGCAGCCTCAACCCGGTGCTGAGTTGCGGCTCGGTGATGGCCTCAAGCCAGGCATCGCTGCTGGGTTTCCCCAACCCGGTCCTTGGCGTGGGCCTGTTCCCGATCGTGGTCACCACCGCGGTCGTCCTTCTCACGGGGGCACGCCTGCCGCGCTGGTACTGGCTGGGACTGCAGCTGGGCGTAACCGCGGCACTGGCGCTGGTGGGGTGGCTGGTCTTCCAGAGCGTGTACCGCATCGGCGCCCTGTGCCCCTACTGCATGGTCGTGTGGGCGGTGGTGGTGCCGATGTTCTGGTACCTGACGTTGCGCAACGCCAAGTCCGGCGTCTTCGAGGCGCGCCTGGCCCGGAGTCCGGCGCTGCGGGTGGTCCAGGCTTGGCACGCCCCCATTCTGCTGCTGGTTGTCCTCGGCGTGCTTGCGCTCGTCGGGGTGCGGTTCTGGTCGTACTGGTCGACGCTGGTGTGA
- a CDS encoding MFS transporter: protein MPAYRTLARNHDFRALWIGQTVSEVGSRMSMFVFPLLAYLLTGSALVAAAAEALHLLGLAGALLPAGVLADRVDRRRIMRAASGAGVCLYSSLAIAGALGALTVPHLMVVALLTGVGAGVFMPAEIAALPLVVTREELPTALSQNQARLHVAALVSAPLGGLLLGVLRWLPFAVDAVTFAFSWVLLGRLHTDLSPTSASSGRRRPWAELAEGVRFVWSRPFFRVLMMWSALTNLAVNALFFLAVLRLVGSGTDAVHIGLVEAVAGAAGITGAVLAPWLVERLATGHLTVAIAWSFVPLVVPMALWNEPLVVAAALGTGMLLNPAGNAGIASYRIAVTPPELVGRVQSTSQFVSMSAMPLAPLLAGVMLEAWGGSAAILALGAFIVVVACLPTFSRSVRAVPRPAAWERFVAPGAVASPAA, encoded by the coding sequence ATGCCGGCCTACCGCACGCTCGCCCGCAATCACGACTTCCGCGCACTCTGGATCGGACAGACCGTCTCGGAAGTGGGCAGCCGGATGTCGATGTTCGTGTTCCCGCTGCTTGCCTACCTGCTCACCGGGTCCGCGCTCGTCGCTGCGGCAGCGGAGGCGCTCCACCTGCTCGGGCTGGCCGGCGCACTGCTGCCCGCCGGGGTGCTCGCGGACCGGGTGGACCGTCGACGGATCATGCGGGCGGCCAGCGGCGCCGGCGTGTGCCTCTACTCCTCGCTCGCCATCGCCGGTGCGCTCGGTGCACTGACCGTCCCGCACCTGATGGTGGTCGCGCTGCTCACCGGCGTCGGCGCTGGGGTGTTCATGCCCGCAGAGATCGCCGCCCTCCCTCTGGTGGTCACGCGCGAGGAGCTGCCGACCGCGCTCAGCCAAAATCAGGCGCGCCTCCACGTCGCGGCCCTGGTCAGTGCCCCGCTCGGTGGCCTGCTCCTGGGGGTCCTTCGGTGGTTGCCGTTCGCGGTCGACGCAGTCACCTTCGCGTTCTCGTGGGTGCTGCTGGGCCGACTGCACACCGACCTCTCCCCCACCTCCGCGAGCAGCGGCCGGCGGCGGCCGTGGGCGGAGCTGGCCGAGGGGGTGCGGTTCGTGTGGTCGCGGCCGTTCTTCCGGGTGCTGATGATGTGGAGCGCGCTGACGAACCTGGCTGTGAACGCACTGTTCTTCCTCGCCGTCCTGCGGCTCGTCGGCAGCGGCACCGACGCCGTCCACATCGGTCTCGTCGAGGCTGTTGCCGGGGCCGCTGGCATCACCGGGGCCGTGCTCGCGCCGTGGCTGGTCGAGCGGCTGGCGACCGGCCACCTGACCGTCGCCATCGCTTGGTCCTTCGTGCCCCTGGTCGTCCCGATGGCGCTGTGGAACGAGCCGCTCGTCGTCGCAGCCGCCCTCGGCACCGGCATGCTGCTCAACCCGGCGGGCAACGCCGGTATCGCGTCCTACCGGATCGCCGTCACTCCTCCCGAGCTGGTCGGCCGCGTGCAGTCGACCTCTCAGTTCGTGTCGATGTCCGCGATGCCGCTCGCGCCGTTGCTCGCGGGGGTGATGCTGGAAGCCTGGGGTGGCTCCGCGGCGATACTGGCGCTCGGTGCGTTCATCGTCGTCGTCGCGTGCCTGCCGACGTTCTCCCGATCCGTGCGCGCGGTGCCGCGACCGGCGGCGTGGGAGCGGTTCGTGGCGCCCGGGGCGGTCGCGTCGCCGGCGGCTTGA
- a CDS encoding cytochrome c biogenesis CcdA family protein: MDLGGAQGAILDGSMLIALPVALAAGLLSFFTPCSLPLVPGYLSYVAGMAGAESEVTRELRGGRPARRWRTVTGAGLFVLGFAVVFASYGLALGSIGAQLATNQALIWRVSGALTILLGVLFAGVAGQLPVLGRTVRPRLAPRAGLWGAPLLGAAFGVGWTPCVGPALAAVLTLATTSATASRGAVLSLFYAFGLGVPFLVAAVSLTRSMRLFRWVGAHSRWITRGGGLLLIGVGVLQVSGVWAELVAQLQAVVAGWQAPL; encoded by the coding sequence ATGGATCTTGGCGGCGCACAGGGCGCCATCCTCGATGGTTCGATGCTGATCGCGTTGCCGGTTGCGCTGGCGGCGGGCTTGCTGTCGTTCTTCACCCCGTGCTCTTTGCCGCTCGTGCCGGGCTACCTCTCGTACGTGGCCGGCATGGCGGGCGCTGAGTCGGAGGTGACGCGCGAGCTGCGCGGGGGTCGCCCCGCACGTCGGTGGCGCACGGTGACCGGCGCCGGCTTGTTCGTGCTGGGGTTCGCGGTCGTCTTCGCCAGCTACGGGTTGGCGCTTGGCTCGATCGGCGCGCAACTGGCAACCAACCAGGCCCTCATCTGGCGCGTATCTGGGGCGTTGACCATCCTGCTCGGCGTGCTCTTCGCCGGAGTCGCTGGACAGCTTCCGGTGCTGGGCCGCACCGTCCGGCCTCGTCTGGCGCCCCGGGCCGGCCTGTGGGGTGCGCCATTGCTAGGCGCGGCCTTCGGTGTCGGCTGGACCCCGTGCGTAGGACCGGCTCTGGCGGCGGTATTGACGTTGGCGACCACCTCGGCGACCGCTTCGCGAGGCGCGGTCCTGTCGTTGTTCTACGCCTTCGGTTTGGGAGTGCCGTTCCTTGTGGCGGCGGTGTCCCTGACGCGGTCGATGCGGCTGTTTCGCTGGGTCGGGGCGCACTCGAGGTGGATCACCCGGGGCGGTGGACTGCTGTTGATTGGAGTCGGGGTGTTGCAGGTGAGTGGGGTGTGGGCGGAGCTGGTCGCCCAGCTACAGGCAGTCGTTGCTGGCTGGCAGGCGCCGCTGTGA
- a CDS encoding BlaI/MecI/CopY family transcriptional regulator, whose translation MRQLGQLEAAVMQRLWSWNRPVSVRDVLEDLVQERPLAYTTVMTVMDNLHSKGLVRRQKQGRAYLYAATSTREEHTAELLGQVLADSTDRSATLLRFVETLDPGEVAQLRTALSERAEEPS comes from the coding sequence ATGAGACAGCTCGGACAACTCGAGGCGGCAGTCATGCAGCGCCTGTGGTCATGGAACCGTCCGGTCTCCGTCCGCGACGTGCTCGAAGACCTTGTCCAGGAACGCCCCTTGGCCTACACCACGGTCATGACCGTCATGGACAACCTGCACTCCAAGGGTCTGGTTCGCCGCCAGAAGCAGGGCCGGGCCTACCTCTACGCTGCCACCTCGACACGCGAGGAGCACACCGCCGAGCTGCTGGGGCAGGTGCTGGCCGACAGCACCGATCGCAGCGCCACGCTCCTGCGGTTCGTCGAGACACTCGACCCCGGCGAGGTCGCGCAGCTGCGGACAGCGTTGAGCGAACGCGCGGAGGAACCCTCATGA
- a CDS encoding F0F1 ATP synthase subunit B — protein MTLRASEDGELNPLVPHPIEIVLSLVVFAILFYLARKFVIPAFEAAYTERTRTIRGGLEAAETRQAAADAKLADLDRQLDEASYETARIREEAREQSAAIVAEMREQAAAESVRIVEHGRAQVEAERQQAVTSLRAEVGTLATSLAGRIVVESLENDDLQRRVVDRFLADLEGGPAGQN, from the coding sequence ATGACCTTGAGGGCCAGCGAGGACGGCGAGCTCAATCCTCTCGTGCCGCACCCCATCGAGATCGTCTTGTCGCTCGTGGTGTTTGCGATCCTCTTCTACCTCGCGAGGAAGTTCGTCATACCGGCGTTTGAGGCGGCCTACACCGAGCGCACGCGGACGATCCGTGGCGGCCTCGAGGCGGCCGAGACGCGGCAAGCCGCCGCCGATGCGAAGCTTGCCGACCTGGACAGGCAGCTCGACGAGGCCAGCTATGAGACCGCCCGGATCCGCGAGGAGGCGCGTGAGCAGAGCGCGGCAATTGTCGCCGAGATGCGCGAGCAGGCCGCGGCCGAGTCCGTCCGGATCGTCGAGCACGGCCGAGCCCAGGTGGAGGCCGAGCGTCAGCAGGCGGTGACCTCTTTGCGCGCCGAGGTCGGCACGCTCGCGACGTCGCTTGCCGGTCGGATCGTCGTCGAGTCGTTGGAGAACGATGACCTGCAGCGACGCGTTGTCGACCGTTTCCTTGCCGATCTTGAAGGCGGCCCCGCGGGCCAGAACTGA
- a CDS encoding M56 family metallopeptidase, translating into MTAALLLAAYVVAAGSGGATALSRWTWINRAPRCGILAWQALSFSVVLAGFLAAVALALPFLPLRYAVADLFGAHTLTVIEHYATPLGPWPGIAALTVVAFLATKLALTTARRIRWADQARRAQRKALALVGHQHPEGFIVIEHAEPVAYCLPGGAGHPGRHGTVVLSTAALALLTDGERHLVLGHERRHLRARHDLALACADALRTTFPRVAVFAAAHREIAVLVEMAADDAASTARERRTLAQALVALGTGTRPEVALGASDTAAVQRVRRLTAPVPRRRAGQGSMVAAAALAVLSLPVSIALAPAVEAATRDCCAIAPLAIEPS; encoded by the coding sequence ATGACCGCCGCGCTGCTCCTGGCGGCCTACGTGGTGGCCGCCGGCAGCGGCGGCGCCACGGCCCTGAGCCGGTGGACCTGGATCAACCGCGCCCCCCGCTGCGGGATCCTGGCCTGGCAGGCGCTGTCGTTCTCCGTCGTCCTGGCCGGGTTCTTAGCCGCTGTGGCACTGGCGCTGCCGTTCTTGCCGCTGCGATACGCCGTCGCCGACCTGTTCGGAGCCCACACGCTCACGGTGATCGAGCACTACGCGACCCCGCTGGGCCCGTGGCCGGGCATCGCTGCGCTCACCGTCGTCGCGTTCCTCGCCACCAAGCTCGCCCTGACCACCGCCCGGCGGATCCGCTGGGCCGACCAAGCTCGCCGGGCCCAACGCAAGGCGTTGGCGCTGGTGGGTCACCAACACCCCGAAGGTTTCATCGTCATCGAGCACGCCGAGCCGGTGGCCTACTGCCTGCCCGGCGGTGCTGGCCATCCGGGCCGTCACGGCACTGTCGTGCTCTCGACCGCGGCGCTGGCACTGCTCACCGACGGCGAGCGACACCTCGTCCTGGGCCATGAGCGCCGTCACCTGCGCGCACGGCACGACCTCGCCCTGGCCTGCGCGGACGCCCTGCGCACCACCTTCCCGCGAGTTGCCGTCTTTGCGGCCGCACACCGCGAGATCGCGGTCCTCGTGGAAATGGCCGCCGACGATGCCGCCTCGACCGCGCGCGAGCGACGCACCCTCGCCCAAGCGCTGGTCGCGCTCGGCACGGGTACGCGACCCGAGGTCGCCCTGGGCGCCAGCGACACCGCCGCAGTCCAGCGGGTTCGACGGCTCACCGCTCCGGTCCCACGCCGCCGCGCAGGTCAAGGATCGATGGTCGCCGCAGCCGCGCTCGCCGTGCTGTCGTTGCCGGTTTCGATCGCCTTGGCCCCCGCCGTCGAGGCCGCGACACGCGACTGCTGCGCCATCGCGCCGCTGGCGATCGAACCCTCCTGA
- a CDS encoding thioredoxin domain-containing protein, with translation MALIVSMVAVFFVAQQRESDGPRPVSSPEQASAVVREDSRILGEKGTSGTTFVEFLDFECEACGAAFPVVEELREKYAGEVTFVVRYFPLPGHFNAERAARAVEAAARQGEFEALYTKMYETQSSWGEAQEPHDDLFRGFAEDLGLDMAKFDADYASKEVADRVQRDVDDGLALGVQGTPTFYIDGQPFQPQSIEDFHTALDEAIKK, from the coding sequence GTGGCCCTGATCGTCTCGATGGTCGCGGTGTTCTTCGTCGCCCAGCAGCGCGAGAGCGATGGGCCTCGACCGGTCAGTAGCCCGGAACAGGCCAGCGCGGTGGTCCGCGAGGACAGCCGAATCCTCGGCGAGAAGGGGACCAGCGGTACGACGTTCGTGGAGTTCTTGGACTTCGAGTGTGAGGCGTGCGGCGCGGCGTTCCCGGTCGTGGAGGAGCTGAGAGAGAAGTACGCCGGCGAGGTGACTTTTGTCGTGCGCTACTTCCCGCTCCCGGGCCACTTCAACGCCGAACGCGCCGCTCGTGCCGTGGAGGCCGCGGCACGCCAGGGCGAGTTCGAGGCGTTGTACACGAAGATGTACGAGACCCAGTCCTCGTGGGGCGAGGCTCAAGAGCCCCATGACGACCTGTTCCGCGGCTTCGCCGAGGACCTGGGCCTGGACATGGCAAAGTTCGACGCCGACTACGCCTCCAAGGAGGTGGCCGACCGGGTGCAGCGCGACGTCGACGACGGGCTGGCGCTGGGCGTTCAGGGCACGCCGACGTTCTACATCGACGGTCAGCCGTTCCAGCCGCAGAGCATCGAGGACTTCCACACCGCGCTGGATGAGGCGATCAAGAAGTGA
- a CDS encoding cytochrome c oxidase assembly protein, whose amino-acid sequence MTLLAAGLSGGLAPLGVPGLPDPGVVTRVALPTVQVLRDMVAMGAVGALVVAATCVPPAHPGKDENRVRGIRGRLVLVAQLCATAWVVADGALLALVYADASGTAPRQAGFWSEVVFFARSYELGQYLLWGAALAAVVAVGSALLQRTSTLGLVTATALVALWPIALTGHAAGTLNHNDAVNLQMVHLVGISVWFGGLLALALIWRQLGPSLASVVRRYSVLAGWGLVLVSASGLAGAWLRLPSPGAAWSSYGALLAAKVGAVACLAAAGWWHRHHLIDRLDRTKQDSRDTGDTGGTGGAGKSVGGAFARLVVVELVVLAGAAGIGVALSRTAPPAPAGGQEPLTTAQSMLGTVMPPALDAAGWFTRWNLDTLFLPIAVGAIAWYLIGVRRLRRRGVAWSWLRTASWVTGWLLFIWATNGAPNTYGRVLFSMHMVQHMTIATAVPTFLVLGTPVTLALRTLRRRTDGSRGPREWLLQLVHSLPAQLLGHPVVASALFVVGMVAFYYSSLFETSLEAHTAHVLMTVHFMASGYLFAEVIVGDDPGLQRPPYPLRALLVMITFGFHALFSVTLMSSSRILAEDWFAALGRDWGDTLAGDQYLGASIGWGMGEYPLLVMAIALLISWVRADGRERRRFDRREDRENGRQLAQYNDYLRQLSAAGKQLSPPTMTSSGETTTKDSSA is encoded by the coding sequence GTGACGCTGCTGGCCGCCGGACTCTCCGGCGGACTGGCGCCCTTGGGCGTGCCCGGCCTGCCCGACCCTGGGGTCGTCACCCGGGTCGCGCTACCGACGGTGCAGGTGCTGCGCGACATGGTCGCGATGGGTGCGGTCGGCGCCCTGGTGGTGGCTGCGACCTGTGTCCCCCCGGCGCACCCGGGCAAGGACGAGAACAGAGTGAGGGGGATACGAGGGCGGCTGGTGCTGGTCGCACAGCTGTGCGCGACCGCCTGGGTTGTAGCCGATGGCGCGCTCCTGGCCCTGGTTTACGCCGACGCCTCAGGCACCGCCCCCCGCCAGGCCGGGTTCTGGAGCGAGGTCGTGTTCTTCGCTCGTTCCTATGAGCTGGGCCAGTATTTGCTCTGGGGTGCAGCGCTGGCCGCGGTGGTCGCGGTGGGCTCCGCTCTGCTCCAGCGCACCTCCACCCTCGGGCTCGTCACCGCGACCGCCCTCGTGGCGCTGTGGCCGATCGCGCTGACTGGGCACGCGGCCGGCACGCTGAACCACAACGACGCGGTGAACCTGCAGATGGTGCACCTGGTCGGCATCAGCGTGTGGTTCGGCGGGCTCCTAGCCCTTGCACTCATCTGGCGGCAGCTCGGACCGAGCTTGGCGAGCGTGGTTCGCCGGTACTCGGTCCTGGCCGGCTGGGGCCTGGTGCTCGTCAGCGCTTCGGGACTGGCCGGCGCCTGGCTTCGCCTCCCCAGCCCGGGAGCGGCGTGGTCGTCGTACGGGGCCCTGCTGGCTGCCAAGGTGGGCGCCGTAGCGTGCCTCGCCGCAGCCGGATGGTGGCACCGACATCACCTCATCGACCGACTCGACCGGACCAAACAAGACTCCCGCGACACGGGCGACACGGGCGGCACGGGCGGCGCCGGAAAGAGCGTTGGCGGGGCCTTCGCGCGCTTGGTCGTCGTCGAGCTTGTCGTCCTGGCGGGCGCCGCCGGCATCGGCGTGGCCCTGAGTCGTACCGCACCACCCGCCCCGGCAGGCGGCCAGGAACCCCTGACGACCGCGCAGTCCATGCTGGGCACAGTCATGCCGCCGGCCCTGGACGCGGCAGGCTGGTTCACCCGTTGGAACCTGGACACCCTGTTCTTGCCGATCGCGGTCGGCGCCATCGCCTGGTACCTCATCGGCGTGCGCCGGCTGCGCCGACGCGGCGTGGCCTGGTCCTGGCTCCGCACCGCCTCGTGGGTCACCGGCTGGCTGTTGTTCATCTGGGCAACCAACGGCGCCCCGAACACCTACGGGCGCGTGCTGTTCAGCATGCACATGGTCCAGCACATGACCATCGCCACGGCGGTGCCCACGTTCCTGGTGCTGGGAACACCGGTGACGCTGGCACTGCGGACGCTGCGCCGCCGCACCGACGGCTCGCGCGGCCCACGCGAATGGCTGCTGCAACTAGTCCACTCCCTGCCCGCACAGTTGCTCGGCCATCCCGTGGTGGCCTCGGCGCTCTTCGTCGTCGGCATGGTCGCGTTCTACTACTCCTCACTGTTCGAAACGTCGCTGGAAGCGCACACCGCCCACGTGCTGATGACGGTGCACTTCATGGCTTCGGGATACCTGTTCGCGGAGGTGATCGTCGGCGACGACCCCGGCCTACAACGGCCCCCGTACCCCTTGCGAGCGCTGCTGGTGATGATCACCTTCGGGTTCCACGCCTTGTTCTCGGTCACGCTGATGTCCAGCAGCCGCATCCTGGCCGAAGACTGGTTCGCAGCACTCGGACGAGACTGGGGCGACACCCTGGCCGGCGACCAGTACCTCGGCGCGTCCATCGGGTGGGGCATGGGCGAGTACCCCCTCTTGGTCATGGCGATCGCGCTCCTGATCTCGTGGGTTCGCGCCGATGGGCGCGAACGGCGGCGATTCGACCGGCGCGAGGACCGCGAGAACGGACGACAACTGGCGCAGTACAACGACTACCTGCGCCAGCTCTCGGCAGCGGGCAAGCAGTTGTCACCGCCTACCATGACAAGCAGCGGTGAGACGACGACGAAGGACAGCAGCGCATGA